A single Longimicrobiales bacterium DNA region contains:
- a CDS encoding AarF/UbiB family protein has product MNRWRRGWQIISRLTPFVIAFLRDRRRFVLFGSPARRRDEQHERRAARLTGTIAALGPTFIKLAQVLAARADILPEPYLSAIGTLQDRVPPDPFERVETVLTSELGQPVDDVFDSFEREPLAAASLGQVHTAMLNGERVAVKVLRPDVEQLVALDLDISFRVLFLLNVLFPNHHVRALTNVFREFSVRVREEMDFRQEAANIALFHSHFANDTRVRAPRTYDQLTRQRVLV; this is encoded by the coding sequence ATGAACCGGTGGCGGCGCGGATGGCAGATCATCAGCAGACTGACGCCGTTCGTCATCGCCTTTCTTCGTGATCGCCGCCGCTTTGTCCTGTTCGGCAGTCCCGCGCGTCGCCGCGACGAGCAGCACGAGCGACGGGCCGCGCGCCTGACCGGCACCATCGCCGCGCTGGGACCCACCTTCATCAAGCTCGCGCAGGTCCTTGCCGCCCGCGCCGACATCCTGCCCGAGCCGTACCTGTCCGCGATCGGCACACTGCAGGACCGGGTGCCGCCGGATCCGTTCGAGCGCGTCGAGACGGTGCTCACCTCGGAGCTCGGCCAGCCCGTCGACGACGTGTTCGACAGCTTCGAGCGTGAGCCGCTCGCCGCCGCCTCGCTGGGGCAGGTGCACACGGCGATGCTCAACGGCGAGCGGGTCGCGGTGAAGGTGCTGCGGCCGGACGTGGAACAGCTCGTCGCGCTCGACCTCGACATCTCCTTCCGCGTGCTCTTCCTCCTGAACGTGCTCTTCCCGAATCATCACGTCCGTGCGCTCACCAATGTGTTCCGCGAGTTCAGCGTGCGCGTGCGCGAGGAGATGGATTTCCGGCAGGAAGCCGCGAACATCGCGCTGTTCCACAGTCATTTCGCGAACGATACGCGCGTGCGTGCACCGCGCACCTACGACCAGCTCACGCGCCAGCGTGTGCTCGTCA